A part of Thermococcus sp. SY098 genomic DNA contains:
- a CDS encoding HAD-IB family phosphatase produces the protein MRIRLIAFDLEGTLVKSKSSWVELHKRFGTWDKGREYAERFFKGEFNYQTWADLDASLWKGRKREEILEWANSVEYMNGVKELFEFLRENNFKIAIISGGLMCLAKRAADELNADYVFANELIFDEEGRVTGKVIARVDFQNKGEILAKLKEDLKPSLTIAVGDGHNDIAMFKVADVSIAVNPHEGVEWDYIAKDLKEVKEIIRKILEERDQ, from the coding sequence GTCAAGCTGGGTAGAACTGCACAAACGCTTTGGTACTTGGGATAAGGGAAGAGAATATGCCGAGAGATTTTTTAAAGGAGAGTTTAATTATCAAACATGGGCGGATTTGGATGCATCTCTCTGGAAAGGACGTAAGAGGGAGGAAATACTGGAGTGGGCAAATTCTGTTGAGTACATGAATGGAGTTAAAGAGCTCTTTGAATTTTTGAGAGAGAACAACTTTAAAATCGCCATAATCAGCGGAGGTTTAATGTGTCTTGCAAAAAGGGCTGCAGATGAGCTTAACGCAGATTATGTGTTTGCAAATGAGCTCATTTTCGATGAAGAAGGCAGGGTAACGGGAAAGGTCATTGCAAGGGTTGATTTCCAGAATAAAGGAGAAATTTTGGCAAAGCTAAAAGAAGACCTCAAGCCTTCATTAACGATAGCTGTGGGAGATGGACACAACGATATTGCGATGTTCAAAGTAGCTGATGTCAGCATAGCAGTAAATCCTCACGAAGGTGTTGAATGGGACTATATTGCAAAGGATTTGAAGGAAGTGAAAGAAATCATCAGAAAGATTTTAGAAGAAAGAGATCAGTGA
- a CDS encoding A24 family peptidase C-terminal domain-containing protein, whose amino-acid sequence MQFLLIALGVIMGVLTSYTDIKTGFIDDKHIFPFVALGIVYYICSGLKVGNLFYASSGLIGLGAGFLIGYLMYLMGGWASGDVIILAGYSALFPYASEYAKIKAPYAVYYPLHALTLFFNSIIGVFPFLFIYALASLIVKKKTDRLKAVFTENVVLTVELTLWIMVSLGFFVVLQYYLGVALHPLVRWIGTLVLVGILGKYKKVGNTIGVASLAIFTYITGSVFLRSFVKLLVIFYIFKVFFSLTKVLREEILIERKPIEELKEWDILGEWIYEKNGEILRDRESFTDKFKKALVAGNLSLLKLSYENVIASPTAEGLTKEQIEKLKKLVDEGKLENEFIVRKAMPFAPALFLGFLISVFYGDLFWLLLQKMSGL is encoded by the coding sequence GTGCAATTTCTATTAATTGCTCTTGGGGTTATTATGGGGGTTCTAACTTCCTACACTGACATAAAAACTGGCTTTATTGACGACAAGCATATTTTTCCTTTTGTAGCTTTGGGAATAGTCTATTATATCTGTAGTGGTCTTAAAGTTGGAAACCTCTTTTATGCATCCTCAGGATTGATCGGTCTCGGGGCGGGGTTTTTAATAGGATATCTCATGTATCTAATGGGAGGATGGGCAAGTGGAGATGTCATAATCTTGGCCGGATATTCTGCGCTCTTTCCTTATGCTTCGGAATATGCAAAAATAAAAGCTCCTTATGCCGTTTATTATCCCCTGCATGCTTTGACTCTCTTTTTTAACAGCATAATCGGAGTCTTTCCATTTCTCTTCATATATGCCCTTGCAAGCTTAATTGTAAAGAAAAAAACCGATAGGCTGAAGGCTGTTTTTACTGAAAATGTGGTGCTAACTGTTGAACTAACTCTCTGGATTATGGTTTCGTTGGGGTTTTTTGTGGTTTTGCAATATTACCTTGGTGTTGCATTGCATCCTCTGGTTAGGTGGATTGGGACCTTGGTACTGGTGGGAATACTTGGAAAATATAAAAAAGTTGGTAACACAATTGGAGTTGCATCACTGGCAATTTTCACTTATATTACGGGATCTGTCTTTTTGAGGTCTTTTGTTAAGCTTTTAGTCATATTTTACATTTTCAAAGTTTTCTTCTCTCTTACTAAAGTACTCAGGGAGGAAATCCTCATAGAGCGAAAACCTATTGAAGAGCTAAAAGAATGGGACATTTTGGGAGAATGGATTTACGAAAAGAATGGAGAAATTCTAAGAGATAGAGAAAGCTTCACAGATAAATTCAAAAAAGCTTTAGTTGCCGGGAATTTAAGTCTCCTAAAGCTCAGTTATGAAAATGTTATAGCATCTCCTACTGCTGAAGGCTTAACAAAAGAGCAAATAGAAAAGCTCAAAAAGCTTGTTGATGAAGGAAAGCTCGAAAACGAGTTCATCGTTAGAAAAGCCATGCCCTTTGCACCGGCGCTCTTTTTGGGATTTTTAATCTCGGTCTTTTATGGCGATTTGTTCTGGCTATTGCTCCAAAAGATGAGCGGGCTTTAG
- a CDS encoding class III signal peptide-containing protein, protein MGVLRRAQSALEYLFMVAVALILVAITLRVILSSVRSINGVISNYTATIREEIIQNL, encoded by the coding sequence GTGGGAGTGTTGAGACGAGCTCAAAGTGCCTTAGAATATCTGTTTATGGTTGCTGTAGCTTTGATACTTGTTGCTATAACTCTTCGGGTTATTTTAAGTAGTGTGAGGAGTATAAATGGAGTGATTTCCAATTATACAGCAACGATCAGAGAGGAAATCATACAAAACCTTTGA
- a CDS encoding class III signal peptide-containing protein, translating into MRRAQGALEYLFMMAIALMVIIIIYRVHPQSTSGNAEQLGETISNVTSNLTNQVKNEYSNL; encoded by the coding sequence ATGAGAAGAGCACAAGGGGCACTTGAGTATCTTTTTATGATGGCAATAGCACTTATGGTGATCATCATAATTTATCGTGTTCATCCCCAATCAACTTCAGGAAATGCAGAACAATTGGGAGAAACAATCTCCAATGTGACTTCAAATCTTACAAATCAGGTAAAGAATGAGTACAGCAATCTTTAA
- a CDS encoding ASCH domain-containing protein: MKIYKLYVRDEYLEMIKSGKKKIEVRVAYPQIKGIKPKDKIIFNDLVPAEVISVKRYETFRQVLREEPIEKIFPDNPSFEKALGRFHEMYPKWKENRYGVIAIKFRILRPKPVGEQK, encoded by the coding sequence ATGAAAATATACAAGCTTTATGTGAGAGATGAATACTTGGAGATGATAAAAAGTGGAAAAAAGAAAATTGAAGTCAGAGTGGCTTATCCACAGATAAAGGGCATTAAACCAAAAGATAAGATAATCTTTAATGATCTTGTGCCTGCCGAAGTAATCAGTGTAAAAAGATATGAAACATTCAGGCAAGTGCTCAGAGAGGAACCAATTGAAAAAATTTTTCCGGACAACCCAAGCTTCGAAAAAGCCTTAGGGAGATTTCACGAGATGTATCCAAAGTGGAAGGAGAACCGCTACGGTGTAATTGCAATTAAATTCCGCATTCTGAGACCAAAACCGGTAGGTGAGCAAAAGTGA
- a CDS encoding ASCH domain-containing protein → MKNLKFDGRYKDMLLSGRKRATIRLGKKINLKPGDEVLIHSGGYVLGKGIIKRVETKKVSELTDEDARLDGFKNKEELIKALKEHYKHLTPNTPATIIEFEITKLLEKPILSADFPYEGNNPIEIAEKALKYLDNLSFEEIALLNLFLKEGSLRKAAYKLGGLNKRYKIREVLRKAYEELKKKGLMEPKI, encoded by the coding sequence GTGAAGAACCTAAAATTCGACGGACGCTATAAGGATATGCTACTCAGCGGAAGAAAAAGAGCGACCATAAGATTAGGAAAAAAGATAAATCTAAAGCCTGGTGATGAGGTTTTGATACATTCTGGGGGATACGTATTGGGAAAAGGCATTATAAAGAGAGTTGAAACAAAGAAAGTTTCTGAGCTCACTGACGAAGATGCTCGTTTGGATGGATTTAAAAACAAAGAGGAGCTAATAAAAGCCCTGAAAGAGCATTACAAGCACCTAACTCCAAATACACCAGCAACAATAATAGAATTTGAGATAACCAAGCTCTTGGAGAAACCCATCCTTTCAGCGGACTTCCCATATGAGGGTAACAATCCAATAGAAATTGCCGAAAAGGCACTCAAATACCTTGACAATCTAAGCTTTGAAGAAATTGCACTTTTGAACCTCTTCCTGAAAGAGGGAAGCCTCAGGAAAGCAGCATATAAGCTTGGAGGGTTAAACAAGAGATATAAAATTAGAGAAGTTTTAAGAAAGGCATACGAAGAGCTCAAAAAGAAGGGTTTAATGGAACCAAAAATTTAA
- a CDS encoding Lrp/AsnC ligand binding domain-containing protein, with amino-acid sequence MKVILFISAAEEKATEVERQLWKRGLIEEIYQTVGDSNMVAVINVENERSLRDIALEISQMRGVYSVRIYPVAEHHTKEELKEYWNSRQQIWVY; translated from the coding sequence ATGAAAGTTATACTGTTCATAAGTGCGGCTGAGGAAAAGGCTACCGAAGTTGAGAGACAACTATGGAAGAGAGGGCTAATAGAAGAGATATACCAAACTGTAGGAGATTCAAATATGGTCGCAGTTATAAACGTTGAAAACGAAAGAAGCTTAAGAGACATTGCCCTTGAAATATCTCAAATGAGGGGTGTGTATTCGGTGAGAATTTATCCAGTGGCAGAACATCATACAAAGGAGGAGTTAAAAGAATACTGGAATTCAAGACAGCAAATATGGGTGTATTAA
- a CDS encoding TIGR02253 family HAD-type hydrolase — translation MIKAVFFDFVGTLLSKESEAVTHLKIMEEVLKNANAEISTKQLLEEYEQLTKEEFSKLAGKPYKPIRIIEVEITERLAKKYNFEVPEDFWQIHLKMHQLYGKLYPEVVETLKELRKRGYHVGLITDSDNDYLRAHLEALGIFDLFDSITTSEEAGFFKPHPKVFETALKKAGVKGEEAVYVGDNPLKDCVGARQVDMISILLDKTGEKRELWGECEFIISDLKEVLDIVSEI, via the coding sequence ATGATCAAGGCTGTGTTCTTCGATTTTGTTGGAACTCTTTTGAGCAAAGAGAGCGAAGCTGTTACCCATCTCAAAATCATGGAAGAAGTTCTGAAGAATGCGAATGCAGAAATTAGCACAAAACAGCTTTTGGAGGAATATGAGCAACTCACAAAAGAAGAGTTCAGCAAACTGGCAGGAAAACCTTACAAACCAATACGCATTATAGAAGTTGAAATTACCGAAAGGCTTGCCAAAAAATACAATTTTGAAGTTCCAGAGGATTTCTGGCAAATCCACTTGAAAATGCACCAACTCTATGGAAAGCTTTACCCAGAGGTCGTTGAAACTCTAAAAGAGCTCAGAAAGAGAGGCTATCACGTTGGGCTTATTACGGACTCAGATAATGACTATTTAAGGGCTCATTTAGAAGCATTGGGAATTTTTGACCTCTTTGACAGCATAACAACAAGTGAAGAGGCAGGATTCTTTAAACCGCATCCGAAAGTTTTCGAAACTGCACTTAAAAAAGCTGGAGTTAAAGGAGAGGAAGCGGTTTATGTTGGTGATAACCCTCTCAAAGACTGTGTTGGTGCAAGGCAAGTTGACATGATAAGCATCTTGCTTGACAAAACAGGAGAAAAGAGAGAGCTTTGGGGAGAGTGCGAGTTCATAATAAGCGACTTGAAGGAAGTTTTGGACATAGTATCTGAGATCTGA
- the pgsA gene encoding archaetidylinositol phosphate synthase encodes MLNKYRSIFKGYLETIVKPLAKIGLTPNQLTLIGMLISLLAAYFFAIGEQRLAALTLVFGSLIDALDGTLARLTGRTSRFGAFLDSTTDRVSDGAVLFGISYGDLVDWKIAFIALIGSYLVSYERCRAELAGSGTLAVGIAERAERLLILITAALFNRVDVGVYIVAALAWITAFQRLWEAKKRLS; translated from the coding sequence ATGCTCAATAAATACAGATCAATTTTCAAAGGTTACTTGGAAACAATTGTCAAGCCTCTGGCGAAAATCGGTCTGACTCCAAATCAGCTCACCCTCATTGGGATGCTGATCTCCCTATTGGCTGCTTACTTCTTTGCTATAGGAGAGCAGAGATTAGCAGCACTGACTTTAGTCTTTGGCTCACTAATTGATGCTCTTGACGGCACTTTAGCAAGACTAACTGGCAGAACTTCCCGTTTTGGGGCATTTTTAGATTCAACAACTGACAGAGTCAGTGATGGGGCAGTTTTATTTGGAATTTCTTATGGTGATCTGGTTGATTGGAAAATTGCGTTCATAGCTCTAATCGGGTCATATCTGGTAAGTTACGAAAGATGCAGAGCAGAGCTTGCTGGAAGTGGAACTTTAGCTGTGGGTATTGCAGAGAGAGCTGAGAGACTGCTGATTTTAATAACTGCAGCACTCTTTAACAGAGTGGATGTGGGGGTTTACATTGTTGCAGCCTTGGCTTGGATTACAGCCTTTCAAAGGCTATGGGAGGCGAAGAAAAGGCTGAGCTGA
- a CDS encoding tRNA (cytidine(56)-2'-O)-methyltransferase: protein MIVVLRLGHRPERDKRITTHVALTARAFGADGIIIAADEDEHVRESVEDVIKRWGGPFFIKFDPHWKRVMREWKGKIVHLTMYGIHVDDALPKIREHLRHGENILVVVGAEKVPREVYELAHYNVAIGNQPHSEVAALAVFLDRLLEGEGLRKEFENAKLKIIPQERGKKVIEVGKNAQ, encoded by the coding sequence ATGATAGTAGTGTTACGATTGGGACACAGACCTGAGAGAGATAAAAGGATAACCACCCATGTGGCGTTGACAGCAAGGGCTTTTGGAGCGGATGGGATAATAATTGCAGCTGATGAAGACGAACATGTAAGGGAAAGTGTTGAGGACGTTATAAAGCGCTGGGGAGGGCCGTTCTTTATAAAATTTGACCCTCACTGGAAGAGGGTAATGCGGGAATGGAAAGGGAAGATAGTCCACCTCACGATGTATGGAATTCATGTGGATGATGCACTGCCTAAAATCAGGGAGCATTTAAGACATGGAGAAAACATCTTAGTTGTTGTAGGAGCAGAGAAAGTCCCGAGGGAAGTTTACGAGCTTGCTCACTACAACGTTGCAATTGGGAACCAGCCTCACAGTGAGGTTGCAGCGTTAGCAGTATTTTTGGACAGACTCTTAGAAGGGGAAGGACTAAGAAAGGAATTCGAAAATGCTAAACTTAAGATAATACCCCAAGAGAGGGGGAAAAAAGTGATAGAGGTCGGGAAAAATGCTCAATAA
- a CDS encoding transglutaminase-like domain-containing protein — MKKFALLLILVIFASGCLIKQPAVVTFEIDRTVVKAGGTFHIIVTINNTGKVAFIGADLAINNPDFKILQNPKFPSPLKVGEKVELVWIVKAPDKPGVYTIGVPLELIDELHRTWKGFYHEFTITVVKEETETKMTPGELSMNIKLPSTVSGGKIFNITVELKNSGMTPIEIGEVSVNLLDGLKIINRNRIPEKIYGGQSYKIVYQIDAPYRYVSGYVTVIVNYFENGNEKKEIVSRYIEITWAPWFANNETLRKAYGDKYYWIENKYLVDGYWIERFNSTPYANVSILRNYALPLVLKSKSEVEAAEKIYSWILTHYKFGDTTASIDPQKILQQNKISYAEGQLLFTAMMKSINVPSRIVSLYNGTDCIINPLSEFYSGGRWYVVDFKHGFIGTRDEYIATPYFPRVYQLLTQGNFKLVAQAPEELKGHEHIDVGPDYLANLKDKLMTQVEKKLNPMLKTKLTLMLNRMNENEQIFALFIFASAPEKELNEMLLKYNYKDIERSMTALYEFYKDKPWPDNFRKYWYILRGVYK, encoded by the coding sequence TTGAAAAAATTTGCTCTCCTTTTAATTTTAGTTATTTTTGCATCGGGATGCCTGATTAAGCAACCGGCTGTGGTGACTTTTGAAATTGATAGGACTGTTGTAAAAGCCGGGGGGACGTTCCATATAATTGTGACCATCAACAACACAGGGAAAGTTGCCTTCATTGGAGCAGATCTGGCGATTAACAATCCAGACTTTAAAATTCTCCAAAATCCTAAGTTCCCTTCCCCGTTAAAGGTGGGGGAGAAAGTAGAGCTTGTTTGGATAGTAAAAGCTCCGGATAAACCCGGGGTGTATACAATAGGAGTTCCCCTGGAGCTCATTGATGAGCTTCATAGAACGTGGAAGGGGTTCTACCATGAGTTCACAATAACTGTTGTTAAAGAAGAAACAGAAACAAAAATGACGCCTGGAGAGCTTTCCATGAATATAAAGCTCCCTTCAACTGTCAGCGGTGGAAAAATCTTCAACATAACTGTTGAACTAAAAAACAGTGGTATGACACCAATAGAAATAGGGGAGGTTTCCGTTAATCTCCTTGATGGCTTGAAAATCATTAACAGGAATAGAATTCCTGAGAAAATATACGGAGGACAGTCATATAAGATAGTCTACCAAATAGATGCTCCGTATAGGTATGTTTCCGGATATGTGACAGTTATTGTAAACTACTTTGAAAATGGAAATGAAAAGAAGGAAATTGTCAGCAGATACATTGAGATCACCTGGGCTCCGTGGTTTGCTAATAATGAAACTTTAAGGAAGGCATATGGTGATAAGTATTACTGGATCGAAAACAAATACCTGGTTGATGGTTACTGGATTGAACGGTTCAATTCCACTCCTTATGCAAATGTTAGCATTTTAAGGAACTATGCTTTGCCGCTTGTCCTTAAATCGAAATCCGAAGTTGAAGCTGCGGAGAAAATATACTCGTGGATTCTAACCCACTACAAATTTGGGGATACGACAGCATCAATAGACCCACAGAAAATACTTCAGCAGAATAAGATTAGTTATGCTGAAGGGCAGCTCCTTTTTACAGCAATGATGAAATCGATAAACGTCCCCTCAAGAATCGTCAGCCTATACAACGGTACAGACTGCATTATAAATCCGCTCTCAGAATTCTACTCTGGAGGAAGATGGTATGTTGTTGACTTCAAACACGGCTTTATTGGCACAAGGGATGAGTACATTGCAACTCCGTATTTTCCAAGAGTGTATCAGCTCCTAACTCAAGGAAACTTTAAACTTGTTGCACAGGCTCCAGAAGAGCTGAAGGGACATGAGCATATTGATGTTGGCCCTGACTACCTTGCAAATCTTAAGGACAAGCTCATGACACAAGTAGAGAAAAAACTTAATCCCATGCTGAAGACAAAGCTGACTCTAATGCTCAACAGGATGAATGAAAATGAGCAGATATTTGCTCTCTTTATATTTGCATCAGCTCCTGAAAAGGAGCTTAATGAGATGCTTCTGAAGTACAACTATAAAGATATTGAAAGGAGTATGACAGCGCTTTATGAGTTTTATAAGGATAAACCTTGGCCCGATAACTTCAGAAAGTACTGGTACATTCTAAGGGGGGTATACAAATGA